A region of Desulfuromonas sp. DNA encodes the following proteins:
- a CDS encoding electron transport complex subunit RsxC, translated as MAIGKLKTFPGGLHPDDSKQSTATRPIEEVPLPEILVIPLSQHIGAPAEVCVEVGSLVKKGQVIGNAKGFVSVPVHASTSGEVIAIEPRPHPSGRPLPSVVIRPDGEDTWIEGLVQGDPEKLTADELKNRLRDAGIVGMGGATFPAHVKLSPPEEKPIDTLILNGVECEPYLTADHRLMLEEPDRIMRGIVILRKILGVDRIYIGIESNKPDAIELMTEQCVGTGIEVVPLAVKYPQGAEKQLILAITGREVPSGALPMEVGVVVQNVGTAAAAADAVYEGRPLVERICTVTGSGIQEQKNLRIRIGTPLQHLAEFCGGLSGEPAKLIMGGPMMGMSQLSLDVPATRGTSGLLVFREGDVALAEAGPCIRCARCVRACPAGLLPTTIAAYTRLELFDQAENFCAMDCIECGCCSYSCPSYIPLVQSLRHAKAAILEKRRKIQS; from the coding sequence ATGGCAATCGGTAAACTGAAAACCTTCCCGGGTGGCCTGCATCCGGATGACAGCAAGCAATCAACGGCGACCCGACCGATTGAGGAAGTGCCGCTGCCGGAGATTTTGGTCATTCCCCTTTCGCAGCATATCGGCGCCCCGGCAGAGGTCTGTGTCGAGGTCGGCTCGCTGGTTAAAAAGGGTCAAGTTATCGGCAACGCCAAGGGGTTTGTTTCGGTGCCGGTTCATGCTTCGACCTCGGGTGAAGTGATTGCGATCGAACCGCGGCCGCATCCTTCCGGCCGTCCCCTGCCGTCGGTTGTGATCAGGCCGGATGGCGAAGATACCTGGATCGAAGGGTTGGTGCAGGGCGACCCGGAAAAACTGACTGCTGATGAGCTGAAGAACCGGCTGCGTGATGCCGGCATTGTCGGTATGGGCGGTGCCACGTTTCCGGCCCATGTCAAACTGTCGCCGCCGGAAGAAAAGCCGATCGACACCCTGATCCTCAACGGGGTCGAATGTGAGCCCTACCTGACAGCCGATCATCGATTGATGCTGGAAGAGCCTGACAGGATTATGCGTGGTATCGTAATTCTGCGCAAAATCCTTGGCGTCGATCGCATCTATATCGGGATCGAATCGAACAAGCCGGATGCGATTGAACTGATGACGGAACAGTGTGTCGGGACCGGCATCGAGGTTGTGCCGCTTGCGGTCAAGTATCCGCAGGGCGCTGAAAAGCAGTTGATCCTGGCGATAACCGGTCGTGAAGTTCCGAGTGGCGCACTGCCGATGGAAGTCGGTGTTGTTGTGCAGAATGTCGGTACCGCTGCCGCCGCCGCCGATGCCGTATACGAAGGCCGACCGCTGGTCGAGCGCATCTGCACCGTGACCGGTAGCGGCATTCAGGAGCAGAAAAACTTGCGCATCCGGATCGGAACGCCCCTGCAGCATCTTGCCGAGTTCTGCGGCGGTCTTTCCGGCGAACCGGCCAAACTGATTATGGGTGGCCCGATGATGGGCATGTCCCAGCTCTCGCTCGACGTCCCGGCGACCAGAGGCACCTCTGGCCTGCTTGTTTTCCGGGAGGGAGATGTTGCGCTGGCCGAAGCGGGCCCCTGTATTCGCTGCGCCCGTTGTGTCCGGGCCTGCCCGGCCGGATTGCTGCCGACGACAATTGCCGCCTACACCAGGCTGGAACTGTTTGACCAGGCGGAAAACTTTTGTGCAATGGATTGTATCGAATGCGGCTGCTGCAGCTACAGCTGCCCGTCTTACATCCCGCTGGTCCAGAGTCTGCGCCACGCGAAGGCCGCCATCCTTGAAAAGCGGAGGAAAATCCAGTCATGA
- the atpB gene encoding ATP synthase F0 subunit A, whose protein sequence is MVHPFLFLEWIAHKVHVAVGNHVLYTWLVMAILIVLALVASRGLKMVPSGLQNFFEPVIDMIEGMIEEIMGPKGKTYFPLIATIAFFILTCNLIALIPGFYPPTASPNTNAAMAIIVFLMTHIIGVKEHGLHYFKHFTGPIWWMAPLMVPIEIIGHLARPLSLTLRLFGNMYGHEIVIMVFIFMAPLIVPVPIMLMGVLVAFIQTYVFMLLSMIYIAGAIEEAH, encoded by the coding sequence ATGGTTCATCCTTTTTTATTCCTTGAGTGGATTGCCCACAAGGTCCACGTTGCGGTCGGTAATCACGTTCTGTACACCTGGCTGGTCATGGCGATTCTGATCGTTCTGGCTCTCGTCGCAAGCCGCGGCCTGAAAATGGTGCCGTCCGGCCTGCAGAATTTCTTCGAGCCGGTCATCGACATGATCGAGGGAATGATTGAAGAGATCATGGGACCGAAGGGAAAGACCTACTTCCCGCTGATCGCGACGATTGCCTTCTTTATCCTGACCTGTAACCTGATCGCCCTGATTCCCGGTTTCTACCCGCCAACCGCTTCGCCGAATACCAACGCGGCAATGGCGATCATCGTTTTCTTGATGACCCACATTATCGGCGTCAAGGAACACGGGCTGCACTACTTCAAACACTTTACCGGTCCAATCTGGTGGATGGCGCCGCTGATGGTGCCGATCGAGATTATCGGCCATCTCGCCAGGCCGCTATCGCTGACCCTGCGTCTGTTCGGCAACATGTACGGCCACGAGATCGTTATCATGGTCTTCATCTTCATGGCGCCGCTGATCGTTCCGGTGCCGATCATGTTGATGGGTGTTCTGGTTGCCTTTATCCAGACTTACGTATTCATGCTGCTGTCGATGATCTACATCGCCGGCGCTATTGAAGAAGCTCACTAA
- a CDS encoding magnesium transporter, giving the protein MSDNKNQMYRSLMYASSLGIAMVAAILIGLYVGYQLDKWLDTSPWFTLVFLFLGIISGFRNIFILSKRAMKDDSDQQDTDDQH; this is encoded by the coding sequence ATGTCAGACAACAAAAACCAAATGTACCGATCCCTGATGTATGCTTCCAGCCTCGGGATCGCCATGGTCGCTGCCATCCTGATCGGCTTGTATGTTGGCTACCAGCTTGACAAATGGCTTGACACATCGCCCTGGTTCACTCTTGTTTTTCTGTTTCTGGGAATCATTTCAGGATTCAGAAACATTTTCATTTTATCGAAGCGGGCGATGAAGGATGATAGCGATCAGCAAGACACCGACGATCAGCACTGA
- a CDS encoding ferredoxin: protein MLSSILSLGAIGFLAALALGFAARKFAVEVDPREEAVLELLPGANCGACGFPGCAGYAKMVAGSDTISAPCPPGGAAVMEKIANIMGLAPITTTPKVAVVMCQGDNHKAKNKYKYLGLTDCRAAQKVADGPKQCPGGCMGLGTCERICPFGAIEMTPDHLAVISRRKCTGCGKCVAACPRDVIKMKPLEATTHVLCNSHDKGALVRKYCDVGCIACQICKKQVPEAYEIENFLATVVYDHHDKASEAVEKCPTKCIRDFMISYPEGSSFAEATVPMRKKEKAA from the coding sequence ATGTTATCTTCAATTCTCAGTCTTGGCGCAATCGGATTCCTGGCGGCTCTGGCCCTCGGCTTTGCCGCCCGTAAATTCGCCGTTGAAGTCGATCCGCGCGAGGAAGCTGTTCTCGAACTGCTGCCGGGGGCGAACTGTGGTGCCTGCGGTTTTCCCGGGTGTGCCGGTTATGCCAAGATGGTCGCCGGCAGTGATACAATCTCTGCACCCTGTCCGCCGGGGGGCGCTGCGGTCATGGAAAAGATTGCCAATATCATGGGCCTGGCGCCGATTACGACAACCCCGAAAGTCGCGGTCGTCATGTGCCAGGGCGATAATCACAAAGCAAAAAATAAATACAAGTATCTCGGTCTGACCGATTGCCGGGCCGCCCAGAAGGTGGCGGATGGACCGAAGCAGTGTCCGGGCGGCTGTATGGGTCTCGGCACCTGCGAGCGGATCTGTCCGTTCGGAGCGATTGAGATGACTCCGGATCATCTGGCGGTGATCAGCCGCAGAAAGTGTACGGGATGCGGGAAGTGTGTTGCCGCCTGTCCGCGCGATGTGATCAAGATGAAACCGCTTGAGGCGACGACCCATGTTCTTTGCAACAGTCATGACAAGGGCGCACTGGTCCGGAAATATTGCGATGTCGGCTGTATTGCCTGCCAGATCTGCAAAAAACAGGTGCCGGAGGCCTATGAAATCGAGAACTTCCTGGCAACGGTCGTTTACGATCATCACGACAAGGCGTCGGAAGCGGTCGAAAAATGCCCGACCAAGTGTATCCGCGATTTTATGATCAGCTATCCTGAAGGGAGCAGTTTCGCCGAAGCGACCGTTCCGATGCGTAAAAAAGAGAAGGCGGCCTGA
- the hemL gene encoding glutamate-1-semialdehyde-2,1-aminomutase codes for MNQQTSAKLFARAKELIPGGVNSPVRAFKSVGRDPIFINKAAGSKIEDADGNTYIDYVGSWGPMILGHCHPKVVEAIKAAADSGASYGAPTEKETILAEMVCDAYPNIEMVRMVSSGTEATMSAIRLARGYTGRDKILKFDGCYHGHADSLLVKAGSGLATFGVPTSPGVPADFAKHTLTATYNDLEEVKAMVAANKGEIAGIILEPIAGNMGCVAPKKGFLEGLRQLCDAEGIVLIIDEVMTGFRVAYGGAQERFGVRGDLVCLGKIIGGGLPVGAFGGKREIMKALSPDGGVYQAGTLSGNPLAMSAGIATLKLLKEEGFYDKIEEKSAYLEKGLRAAAESAGVATSLQRVGGMFCTYFQPEEVFCFADVKAETPQIFARFFQSMLEEGINLAPSQYEAGFMSAAHSTEDLDATIAAAEKSFKAL; via the coding sequence ATGAACCAGCAGACGTCTGCAAAACTGTTCGCCCGCGCCAAGGAACTGATCCCCGGTGGCGTCAACAGCCCGGTTCGGGCATTCAAATCGGTCGGGCGCGACCCGATCTTCATCAATAAGGCCGCGGGCTCGAAAATAGAGGATGCCGACGGAAATACCTATATTGATTATGTCGGATCCTGGGGCCCGATGATCCTCGGCCATTGTCATCCCAAGGTCGTTGAAGCGATCAAGGCCGCCGCCGACAGCGGCGCCTCTTATGGGGCTCCGACCGAAAAAGAGACGATCCTTGCCGAAATGGTCTGTGATGCCTACCCGAATATCGAAATGGTGCGGATGGTCTCCTCCGGCACCGAAGCGACCATGAGCGCCATCCGTCTGGCCCGTGGCTACACCGGCCGCGACAAAATCCTCAAGTTCGACGGTTGTTATCATGGCCACGCCGATTCCCTGCTGGTCAAGGCCGGCAGCGGCCTCGCCACTTTTGGCGTGCCGACCTCGCCCGGCGTACCGGCCGATTTTGCCAAGCACACCTTGACCGCAACGTACAATGATCTAGAAGAAGTCAAGGCGATGGTCGCAGCCAACAAAGGCGAAATTGCCGGGATCATCCTTGAACCGATCGCCGGCAACATGGGCTGCGTCGCCCCGAAAAAAGGTTTCCTGGAAGGGTTACGTCAGCTCTGTGATGCCGAAGGCATCGTTCTCATCATCGACGAGGTTATGACCGGCTTCCGCGTCGCCTACGGCGGAGCCCAGGAACGTTTCGGCGTGCGTGGCGACCTCGTCTGCCTCGGCAAGATCATCGGCGGTGGTCTGCCGGTCGGTGCCTTCGGCGGCAAGCGAGAGATCATGAAAGCCCTCTCGCCGGACGGCGGCGTCTACCAGGCCGGCACCCTCTCCGGCAACCCGCTGGCGATGAGCGCCGGCATTGCCACCTTGAAGCTGCTCAAGGAAGAGGGATTCTACGACAAAATCGAAGAAAAGAGCGCCTACCTCGAAAAAGGTCTGCGGGCCGCTGCTGAAAGCGCCGGCGTCGCCACCTCGTTGCAGCGGGTCGGCGGCATGTTCTGCACCTATTTCCAACCGGAAGAGGTCTTCTGCTTTGCCGACGTCAAAGCGGAGACGCCGCAGATCTTCGCCAGATTCTTCCAGTCGATGCTCGAAGAAGGGATCAACCTGGCTCCGAGCCAGTACGAGGCCGGCTTCATGAGTGCCGCCCACTCGACCGAAGATCTCGATGCGACGATCGCTGCAGCCGAGAAATCTTTTAAGGCGCTTTGA
- a CDS encoding electron transport complex subunit RsxA, translating to MAELLLILVSAIFVNNFVLARFLGICPFLGVSKKVETALGMGMAVTFVMTVATVVTWFIQYFVLIPFGIEYLQTIAFILVIASLVQLVEMVIQKTSPVLYQSLGIFLPLITTNCAVLGLAVLNIQKEYSFLEGVVFALGAAIGFTLAMILFAGLRERVDLCPVPKSFRGTAIALITAGLLSLAFMGFAGLVKG from the coding sequence ATGGCTGAACTGCTGCTGATTCTGGTCAGCGCCATCTTCGTAAATAACTTCGTTCTCGCCCGCTTCCTCGGCATCTGCCCGTTTCTCGGAGTTTCGAAAAAAGTCGAAACGGCTCTCGGGATGGGAATGGCTGTTACCTTCGTCATGACCGTGGCGACGGTTGTGACCTGGTTTATCCAGTACTTTGTCCTGATCCCGTTCGGGATCGAATATCTGCAGACCATTGCTTTTATCCTGGTGATTGCATCGCTGGTCCAGCTCGTAGAGATGGTTATCCAGAAAACCAGCCCGGTCCTCTACCAGTCTCTCGGCATCTTCCTGCCGCTGATAACGACCAACTGTGCTGTCCTCGGTCTGGCTGTACTCAATATCCAGAAAGAATACAGTTTCCTTGAAGGGGTCGTATTTGCCCTCGGAGCAGCGATCGGTTTTACTCTGGCGATGATCCTGTTCGCAGGTCTGCGTGAACGGGTTGATCTCTGCCCGGTTCCGAAATCGTTTCGCGGCACCGCTATCGCCCTGATCACCGCCGGTCTGCTTTCGCTCGCTTTCATGGGCTTTGCCGGACTGGTAAAAGGTTAA
- the atpE gene encoding ATP synthase F0 subunit C, translated as MEFYTMCVIAAAFGMAIGSFGTGLGQGIAISKAVEGVARNPGASGKIMTIMLIGLAMIESLAIYVLVVALLIFFGVGPIFEAVAKIAG; from the coding sequence ATGGAATTTTACACTATGTGCGTTATCGCTGCTGCTTTCGGCATGGCTATCGGTTCGTTCGGTACCGGCCTCGGCCAGGGTATTGCTATCAGCAAGGCTGTTGAAGGCGTTGCTCGCAACCCTGGCGCCAGCGGCAAGATCATGACCATCATGCTGATCGGTCTGGCAATGATCGAGTCCCTCGCTATCTACGTTCTCGTCGTTGCACTGTTGATTTTCTTCGGTGTCGGCCCGATCTTCGAAGCCGTTGCCAAGATCGCTGGTTAA
- a CDS encoding electron transporter RnfD, with protein MTGIYLSSSPHIHSGETTDKIMRAVIYSLLPACVVAVYFFGLPALLTLVLCTGGSVAAEALCNKMFKTKWSVADGSAALTGILLAFNMPPNAPWWLSLLGAAIAIIVGKQVYGGLGYNPFNPALVARVVLLISFPVHMTAWTAPAPLGSGIDVMSAATPLGEWKTAVMLTGQLPENMTAGFGNYFIGNMAGCVGEVSALALLLGAAYLFWKKIITWHIPLTFIATVVIASGIFWLVDPTRYPDPVFHLLTGGLVLGAFYMATDMVTSPVTPRGMYVFGFGCGLITVLIRLFGGYPEGVSFAILLMNAATPLIDRYTRPRVFGSATEGR; from the coding sequence ATGACCGGAATCTATCTTTCCTCTTCCCCTCATATCCATTCCGGCGAGACGACCGACAAGATCATGCGGGCGGTCATCTACAGCCTGTTGCCGGCCTGTGTGGTTGCCGTCTATTTCTTCGGATTGCCGGCCCTGCTGACGCTGGTCCTGTGTACCGGTGGTTCTGTTGCCGCCGAAGCGCTTTGCAATAAAATGTTCAAGACAAAATGGTCGGTTGCTGACGGTTCGGCCGCCCTGACCGGGATTCTGCTGGCATTCAATATGCCGCCGAATGCACCCTGGTGGCTCTCCCTGCTCGGCGCCGCGATCGCGATTATTGTCGGTAAGCAGGTCTACGGCGGGCTCGGCTATAATCCCTTCAACCCGGCTCTGGTGGCGCGGGTTGTCCTGTTGATTTCGTTCCCGGTGCACATGACAGCCTGGACAGCGCCGGCGCCGCTCGGCAGCGGAATCGATGTCATGTCCGCAGCGACGCCGCTTGGCGAGTGGAAGACAGCGGTTATGTTGACCGGCCAACTGCCGGAGAACATGACCGCCGGCTTCGGAAATTATTTTATCGGCAACATGGCCGGCTGCGTCGGCGAGGTTTCGGCCCTGGCCCTGTTGCTCGGTGCCGCCTACCTGTTCTGGAAAAAGATTATTACCTGGCATATCCCGCTGACCTTTATTGCGACCGTGGTGATCGCCAGCGGCATTTTCTGGCTGGTCGATCCGACGCGTTATCCCGATCCGGTGTTTCATCTGCTGACCGGTGGTCTCGTCCTTGGCGCCTTCTATATGGCGACCGATATGGTAACTTCACCGGTCACGCCAAGGGGCATGTACGTTTTCGGTTTCGGCTGCGGCCTGATTACTGTTCTGATCCGGCTGTTCGGCGGCTACCCGGAAGGGGTTTCGTTCGCGATTCTTCTGATGAATGCGGCGACGCCGCTGATTGATCGTTATACCCGCCCACGGGTTTTTGGCAGCGCAACGGAGGGCAGGTGA